In Gammaproteobacteria bacterium, the sequence CGCTGGCGAGCTACTACACTGAGGTGGTGGAACGCGAAGGCTGGTCTCCCGAACGGCTGACCCCGCTGCTCGCGGGACTCGGGGAGCTCGTGCCCTGGCTCAAGCAATGGCACAACGACATCGACCCGGACTACAACGAGCGCATGGGCGACTTCTTCGAGACCTATCTGAGATCCGAACTAAACAAGCAGGGGCTTACGCAAGACGACTTGAACGAATGGGAACCGCCCGCGGTGCCCCGCCGGCGACGGCGCCGGCGTATTACGTAAGACAGAGGGTGGGAGCCCGTTGGCCCCCGAGGGCGCGGCGATTCAAGAATAACTTCCAGGTGACGGTAGGCCTATGACCTCGATTGCCGAGATTTTCGAGATCCCCGAGCGCGTTCACCAGGGCGACTTCGTCCTGCGGCTCACCGAGGGGGTGAACCGCCCCGACGAGACGCTTCGCAACTACGTGGTGACGCCGCAACTGGTCGTCTGCTTCGAGCAGGCGCTGTCGCTGATCCGCAGCGCCGTGGAATCGGATTCGAGCAAGGGGGCCTATCTCCACGGGAGCTTCGGCAGCGGCAAGAGCCACTTCATGGCGGTCCTGACGCTGCTGCTTCAGCGCAACCCGGCGGCGCGCTCGATCCCCGAGCTGGCGGACGTGGTGGCGCGCAACAACGCCTGGACGGAGCGCCGCAGGTTTCTGGTCGTGCCCTATCACATGATCGGCGCGACCAGCATGGAGTCCGCGATCCTGGGCCATTACGCGGACTACGTCCGCCGGGTCCACCCGCAGGCGCCGACACCGGGGTTCTACCGCGCCGAAACGCTGTTCGAGGACGCCCGGCGTATCCGCCGGAACATGGGTGACGAGGCCTTCTTCAAGCAGCTCGGCGCGGGGGACGATGCGGACGAAGGCTGGGGGAGCCTCGGCGCGGGCTGGGATGCGGCGAGCTTCGAATCCGCGCTCGACGCCACGCCGGGATCGGAGGACCGGACCCGGCTGGTCGGGGACCTGATCGATGCCTTCTTCGAGTCGGCCCGGGGGGTGGCGGCCGACGGCAGGGAGGGCTTCGTGTCGCTGGACGAGGGGTTGGCCGTGATGTCCCGCCATGCGCAGGGCCTTGGCTACGACGCGCTGGTGCTGTTTCTCGACGAGCTGATCCTGTGGCTCGCCAGCCACGCCGCGGATCTGGAGTTCGTCAACCGCGAAGGTCAGAAGGTCGCCAAGCTGGTCGAGGCCATGACCGCGGAGAGACCCATCCCCATCGTCAGTTTCGTCGCGCGGCAGCGGGACCTTCGCGAACTGGTCGGCGAGCATATCCCCGGCGCCGAGCAGCTCGGCTTCGCGGACGTCCTCAACTGGTGGGAGGCGCGCTTCGACGAGATCACGCTGGAGGACCGGAATCTTCCCGCCATCGTCGAGAAGCGTCTGCTGCGTCCCCGATCCGGGGCGGCCGCCCGGGCCCTGGACGAGGCGTTCGAGCGCACCGCGAGCGTGCGCGAGGAGGTGATGGCCACGCTCCTGACCCGCGAGGGAGACCGCGGCATGTTCCGTCAGGTGTACCCCTTCAGCCCCGCGCTGGTGGAGACCCTGGTCGCGGTCTCGTCGCTACTGCAGCGCGAGCGCACCGCCCTCAAGCTCATGCTGCAACTGCTGGTCGACAACCGGGATGTCATGACCCTGGGGGACATCGTGCCCGTCGGCGATCTGTTCGATGTGATCTCCGAGGGCGACGAGCCGTTCACCCAGGCGATGCGCGCGCGCTTCGACGACGCGCGCAAGCTCTACCGCCAGAAACTCCTGCCCATGCTCGAAGACGAGCTCGGCGTGACGCAGGAGGACATCGACTCGGGCGCGATTGCGGACGAATCCCTGGTCAAGCGCTTTCGCAACGACGACCGATTGCTGAAGACCCTGTTGCTGTCCGCCCTGGCCGAGGGCGTGGAGGTGCTGCGGGGATTGACGCCCGCGAGGCTGGCCGCGCTGAACCACGGGTCGGTACGATCGCCGATTCCCGGTCAGGAAAGCCAGATGGTGCTGGTGAAGTGCCGGCAATGGGCGGGCCGGGTCGGCGAGATCAAGGTCTCCGACGACGGCGCCAACCCGGTGGTGTCGCTCCAGATCGTGGGCGTCGACACCGAGGGCGTGCTCGAGAACGCCAGGCTCCTGGACAACTACGGCAACCGCGTCCAGAAGGTCAAGCACATCCTCTACGAGACCCTGCATATCCCTACCGCGGAGGGGGACCTGCTCCCGCCGCGCTACGACATGGTGTGGCGCGGCAGCAAACGAAGCTGCGAACTGCTGTTCCGCAATATCAGGGAGCTGCCGCTCGACAACCTCAAGTCCCTGGACCACATCTGGCGGTTCGTGATCGACTTTCCGTTCGATCAGCCCGGATACTCGCCAAGGGACGATGTGGCGAGGGTGCAGGAGTTCCAGGCCAGCGGGGACGCCACGGACACCCTGGTCTGGATACCCTCCTTCCTGACGCCGAAGGCCGTGGAGGACCTGGGCCGGCTGGTCCTGCTCGATCAGGTGCTGGCGGGCAATCGTCTCAATGAGTTCGGCGGACACCTGTCGCAGACCGAGCGCGATCAGGCCCGCATCCTGCTGGTCAACCAGCGCGACCAGATGCGACAGCGGGTCAGGAACCACCTGATGGCGGCCTACGGGATCAGCAGGATCGACGAGAAGGCCATCGACACCTCGCACGATCTCGACGAACACTTCCTGTCGCTGAACCCACATCTGAAGCTCCAGCCGCCGGTGGGGGCGGGATTCAAAGACTGTCTGGAGCATCTGTTCGCCCAGGCACTGGAGGCGCAGTATCCCGATCACCCGAGGTTCGAGGGGGAGGTGAAGCGCGCTGGCCTGCGCCGCGTCCTGAACGTCGTGCAACGGGCCGCCCAGACCCGGGACGGGCGGGTGGAGGTGGAAAAACCCCACCGGGAAGAGGTGCGCCACATCGCGGTGCCGCTCCGGCTGGGCGACATGGGCGAGACGCATTTCGTGCTGCGTGACGAGTGGAAGCGCGAGTTCCTGCAGAAGAAAGCGCAGGACGGGGTGAAGGAGCTCACCGTCCGGCGCCTCCGGCAGTGGATCGAGAGGCCCGAACGGCGCGGGCTCGCGCGAGACATCCAGAACCTGATCATCCTCGGCTTCGCCCTGCAGACCGCTCGCAGCTTCTACCTGCACGGCGGGCCGGCCGATCCGCAACTGGAAACCCTGGACGACGCGATGGAGCTGCGCGAGCAGCGGCTCCCCGGCGAGGCGCGCTGGACGG encodes:
- a CDS encoding phage resistance protein, with product MTSIAEIFEIPERVHQGDFVLRLTEGVNRPDETLRNYVVTPQLVVCFEQALSLIRSAVESDSSKGAYLHGSFGSGKSHFMAVLTLLLQRNPAARSIPELADVVARNNAWTERRRFLVVPYHMIGATSMESAILGHYADYVRRVHPQAPTPGFYRAETLFEDARRIRRNMGDEAFFKQLGAGDDADEGWGSLGAGWDAASFESALDATPGSEDRTRLVGDLIDAFFESARGVAADGREGFVSLDEGLAVMSRHAQGLGYDALVLFLDELILWLASHAADLEFVNREGQKVAKLVEAMTAERPIPIVSFVARQRDLRELVGEHIPGAEQLGFADVLNWWEARFDEITLEDRNLPAIVEKRLLRPRSGAAARALDEAFERTASVREEVMATLLTREGDRGMFRQVYPFSPALVETLVAVSSLLQRERTALKLMLQLLVDNRDVMTLGDIVPVGDLFDVISEGDEPFTQAMRARFDDARKLYRQKLLPMLEDELGVTQEDIDSGAIADESLVKRFRNDDRLLKTLLLSALAEGVEVLRGLTPARLAALNHGSVRSPIPGQESQMVLVKCRQWAGRVGEIKVSDDGANPVVSLQIVGVDTEGVLENARLLDNYGNRVQKVKHILYETLHIPTAEGDLLPPRYDMVWRGSKRSCELLFRNIRELPLDNLKSLDHIWRFVIDFPFDQPGYSPRDDVARVQEFQASGDATDTLVWIPSFLTPKAVEDLGRLVLLDQVLAGNRLNEFGGHLSQTERDQARILLVNQRDQMRQRVRNHLMAAYGISRIDEKAIDTSHDLDEHFLSLNPHLKLQPPVGAGFKDCLEHLFAQALEAQYPDHPRFEGEVKRAGLRRVLNVVQRAAQTRDGRVEVEKPHREEVRHIAVPLRLGDMGETHFVLRDEWKREFLQKKAQDGVKELTVRRLRQWIERPERRGLARDIQNLIILGFALQTARSFYLHGGPADPQLETLDDAMELREQRLPGEARWTEAVERAGAILGVAVSPLLNAQNVARLVDEVARVARDCRSEVDRLRGELQTRLRAIGNPVARADRLRTVEASSALLSGIQASEGDAVIDALAAATIETSGTAMGEVVKKARLMADALQNAQWVLFEKIGALGEPYQERAGTLTSLVTNALTHDEHVSSLASTLKQAQSEAISLLGEAATAAHPPAKPEPSPEAARPGRKLAKQGRKTVQASAAREVFAEIEADLAGRTDATLEIDWKVYRAE